The genomic interval CTGCTGGTTAGCACGATCGAACACAGCTTGCGGCTGCTGACTTTTTGCAACGCTGACACACCCCAAAAAGAACACAGCTGACAAAAAAATATTAGAAAAGAAACGCGATCGAGCTACCATTATAATACTTTTTTCAATTTTTCGAGCGTACTTTCGGCCAGACCTACATGCGATTTCAAATATGCATGCGAACTGTCGGGAGCATAACTAATAGATGCGCATTTATCCAATAGCATACGTACATTTTTAATAAGATTTTGATCTACATTATTGTCCGCAAGCGCATCAACATAATCTGCATTAGAGAGACCGGCCTGCGGCAAATTGAGGCGATCACTTATAAATCCGGTAAGTGCTTTTTGCAGCATATTATACGCTTCTTTGATATTACCATTTTTGGATCTGCTGATAGCTTCCTGTAGTCGATCATGCGCCTTTTCGGTTGCTTGTTGCGAACGGGCAAAAGCTTGATCAGTATTCATTTTTTCGATATATGACTTTTGCCAGTAACCGACTCCAAAAATAATTAACGGGAACAGCCCCCCAACCCAAAACCACCAGCTACTAACCAAAGTTACTGAAGTAGGTGTAATCCATGATGCAAGTCCGGTAACAGGCCGTACAGGAAACTCTTGCTGACTATTTGATGCTACTGCAGCATCGGGATTAGCAGCCACTTCAAAGTTAATTTCTGACAGTGTTGTGGTAATATATTTATTTTGTGAAGGGTTAAAGTATGAAACCTTATGAGCCGGAATGGTATAGCTGCCGGGAGATCGTGCAATCACGACATCAGTAAATGTCTTGCGTCCGCTAATTTTATGATCTTTGCGATCGAGTGTGGAATTTTGCTGTGGCTCATACACTTCCAGTCCGTCAGGCAGCTGGTATTCAGGCTTAGTTATCAGCGGGATATTGCCGGTTCCCTCAATCCGGGTAGTTAGCTCAACGGTCTCTCCAACCTTTGTGCTGTTGGTATTTATAAAACGAGAAATATTAAAAAATCCGACTGCTCCCAAGTAATTACTATCGTCCGCATCAGGAACAGATTTAACAGTCAACTTAAGCGGATCGCTGCTTAACTCAACCTTACGCCTATTGCCTGAACCGAAGAAACTACTAAATGGATTGCCACTGCCTCTCCCTGACTGTACGGACACAATAATTTCATAGGGACTAATTTCTAGTTCTCCCGCCTTAGTGGGGAAAAGAGAAAACTGCAGCAGTCGCGCTTTGCGATAACGGACACCGTCAATTACAGTTGAAGAGGCTTGGGGACGACTTGCATTCTTAAGTTCTTCCTTCCAAAAACCTTCAGCCTTCCAGCCCGGCACCGGTTGATAAGAACTAACTTCCAGCCCATCCTTAAAAAAGAGAATAACATCAGCTATAATTTGCTGTCCCGTAACGGGTTTCTGATCAGAAACCTCCATCTTCAGAAAAATTTCCGGCTGACCAGAACTGCCCGACTCCGCCGCTTTATTACGATCAATAATTTCAATATCAATGGGATCAGTCTGATACGTGTTACCATCAATGGTTATACTGGCCGAGGGAATTTGATACGCACCTTTATTCTGCGCCGTCAAATAGTAGGTATAGGTATAACTGGTACTGCTTTGTCCATTTACATAGCTGTAACTTCGAGAAGTAGAAGGAGTATTGCTGAGCAGGCGCACCCCCTCAAATTCGGGCAACTGTGGGCGGGATACATCATTAAAGTTACCACTTATTTTTACTGAAAACTTAACACGTTCTCCGTGATAAATGGTCGTTTGTGAAACACTGGCACTCACCGACACCGAAGACTGAGCATGCGCCGAGTCAAAAATTGCTCCTAACAGACAGAGCCCGAAAAGAAATATCCCAAACCGTTTACCAATCCTTCTCATTCTTACTCTTGCTGGACTTTGATTTCTTTTTCTTAAACTGTTGCAACAACTTCTTTTCTTTTTGCTCAAGAGCCTTCAAAATCTTTTCTGCCTCTGCCTGACTTACCTTCTGTGGCTGTTTTTGTTGCTTTTTCTGTTTCTGGTTCTCTTGTTTTTGCTTATTCTGCTGCTGCTTCTGTTTATTTTGCTGTTGCTTATTCTTCTGATTCTTTTTCTGTTGGTCCTTATTCTGTTCTTGCTGGTCCTTCTTTTGCTGATCCTTATTTTGTTGTTGGTTCTTCTTGTTCTGATTCTTTTTATTCTTCTGATTATCCTGCTTTTTCTTGAGGGCCAGCTCAAAATTATGCTTGGCATCGCTGTCGGCATTCATATGGCGCAACGACTGCTTATAATACTCTGATGCTTTTTCCCATTTTTTATCCTTAGCTAATACATTGCCAATGTTATAATTAGCCCGCGCCTTATCCTTCGGACCATCAACCATTGTTTTATATTGCTCAAAGGTACGAATAGCTTCTTCGGATTTACCTGCCTTGGCCTGTGCATTAGCTAGATTAAAAAATAGTTTTGCATTCTTGGGATTGGCATCTATTGCCTTTTTATAAAGGGTTATTGCTTCTTCATAATTGGCGTTTTCATAAGCTTCATTAGCCTTTCGCGCATTATCAGAAACAGCACCAGTCAACAAAAAGGCAATAAACAAGATTAAAAAATATCTCATACTATTCTGTAATTTTAAGTTTGCCTAATATAACGAGCAAAAGCCGCTGAAGATTGTAGCCATTAATCCATGTTTTCGGCAATTTCCAGCGTTTTTTTATCCATTTTCATATTTGTAAACACATTTGATACGTCATCATTATCTTCAAACTTTTCCATCAGTTTAAAGTTCGATTCAGCCACATTCGGCTCCACGGCTACATCCGTCATGGGAATGCGAATAAGTTCGGCCGACTCAATATCATACTCCATCTCTTCAAGCTCTTCACGTACGTCGTACATGCTTTCACGACTAGTCGTCACGTTAAAAAACTCACCTTCAGTATCAATTTCTTCGGCCCCGGCATCTATAGCATTAAGCATAAATTCTTCCTCATCATGATCATCACTTTTAACGCGAATCATTCCTTTTTGTTCAAAAAGATAATCCACCGATCCATCGGTACCCAAATTACCACCATGTGTTGAAAAAATGTGCCGTATATCACCTACAGTTCTGTTGTAATTATTGGTCGTCACCTCAATAAAATAGGCAATACCTCCTGGACCGTATCCCTCGTAGGTAGCATCTTCGTATTTTCCGTCTCCTTCATCAAGTTCACCCGTTCCCTTTTTTATGGCACGCTCTATATTATCCTTGGGAACGTTGTCACTTTTGGCATTGTCAATAGCCGTATCCAGACGGGGATTCATCTCTGGATCGCCACCACCTTCACGAGCTGCTACCGTAATTTCACGCAGGTGTTTATTAAATAACTTATTCCGCTTTTTGTCTTCTTTGGCCTTTTTATGCTTAATATTTGACCACTTGGAATGACCCGCCATAATGAAAATACTTTGTTTTAAGTGTATGGTAAAAATACTGTATTTTCAGCAATAATCTACAAGCACATAAGCTTAAATATAACAGATAACAACCGTTGCACCTAATAGCCTGCAATGGAAATGAGAATGGAATTTATTTTGTTAGCTAGCGTAGAGAACTATCTTTTCAGCCAATTTATTTACTGATATAATGAATATAGGAATTGTTTGTTACCCCACTTTTGGAGGAAGCGGCGTCGTTGCCACTGAACTAGCCAAGGGCCTGGCCGAACGCGATCATAATGTACACGTTTTAAGCTACGACCGTCCTGCACGGCTGGATACGTTCCGGACCAATATTTCGTATCATGAAGTGAACATGAATACCTATCCACTGTTTGAATATCCTCCCTATGATTTGGCTCTGGCTAACCAGATGGCAAATTTGATTGAGTATGAGGATATTGATGTACTGCACGTTCATTATGCTATTCCCCACGCCACCAGTGCTTATCTGGCTAAACAGATTCTGGGTGACAAGGCAACCGACGTTCCTTTGATTACCACTCTCCACGGTACTGATATTACAATTGTGGGTAGCGATCCCAGCTACAAAAGTATAGTTGATTTTTCCATCAATCAGAGTGACGGCGTTACGGCAGTATCTAAATATCTACGGGATGAAACTTACGACCGCTTCGACATCAAAAAAGAAATCGCCGTCATCCCCAACTTTATTGATTTAGAGCGTTTTCAACGATCGGATAAAGAGCACTTCCGCAAAGCCATAAGTCCCGATGATGAAAAAATCATTGTTCATGTCTCCAACTTCCGCGAGGTTAAGCGCGTACCCGATGTAGTATCTGTTTTTGATCATGTATTAAAAAACGACATCAAGGCCAAGTTACTGCTTGTAGGTGACGGACCCGATCGCAATCGTGCCGAGCGACGATGCCGCGAGCTGGGAGTTTGCGACCAGGTTCGCTTTCTAGGCAAACAGGACCAGGTAGAAGAAGTGCTTTCTATTGCAGATCTGTTCCTTATTCCCTCTGGTTCAGAAACATTTGGCTTGGCAGCTTTGGAAGCTATGAGCTGCAGCGTGCCGGTAATCAGCTCGAATATTGGTGGATTGCCGGAAGTAAACATTCACGGCGAAACAGGTTTTCTTTGCGATCTGGGTGATATTGATGAGATGGGACAATATGCAGTAGATATCCTTTCGGATGAGGATCTTCACAAACGAATAGCAAAAAATGCTCGTAAGCAGGCTGAAAAGTTTGAGATGAGTAAGGTCATCACACAGTACGAAGAATATTACAAGCAATGCCGCGCTGAAATAACAGAACAGACGGGCTGATCCATCGCTTCATCATTTTTCAACTTGTAATAATAATACTTGTGATGTTTAATGCTCTGTATACTTTGAAAATACTATTCGAACGGTCATTACTTTATTCGTAATAGACAACCTTAACAATTCTTCAAACCCTCTTCATAATTTTCACTTGAATGGACTATTCTGAATCCTCCCCTCCGCTGCGTGCCTTAGCCTATATCATTTTCGGCGCTGCGATGGTGAGTTTTACTTCTGTACTGGTAGAAGTAGCACATGTTGGTGCCACGGCTACTGCCTTCTATCGGATGTTTTTCGGTGGCATTATTCTATTCGGGATCACACTTGTTCGGGGTGACCGTATCTGGCTGGGCATTAAAAGTCTGGGAATCCCTTTACTATGTGCTTTCCTATTTAGCCTGGACCTGTTTTTTTGGCATCGTAGCATTAATTTTGTGGGGCCGGGACTAGCAACTATTCTCGGCAATATGCAGGTATTTTTTGTAGCCCTTTTTGCCGTTTGGTTTCTCAAAGAAAAGTTAGGCTGGCGATTGATGGTTGCGATCCCATTCGCCGTACTGGGATTATTTTTGATCGTACGCACTGGCTGGGGACAACAGGGGGGTGCCGTAAAATTAGGCGTACTCTATGGGTTACTTACAGCTCTTTCGTACGCACTGTACATACTTATCCTTCGTAAATCACAAACCACCGGACAAAAGCTGCAGTATTCCCTTATCCCCAACATGGCGTGGGTCAGCTTGCTATCTGCTTTATTGCTGGGCATCACTGTATTGGTCGAACCCCATGCACATTTTGTAATTCCTGACCTGCAAACCTGGGGTGCCTTAATAGGTCTCGGCATCATGGGACAAGTACTGGGCTGGGTATGCATCTCCAAGGGATTGCCCAAAGTAGATGCTTCGATAGGTGGACTGGCGCTGCTGTTACAACCAGCACTCGCTCTTATGTGGGATATCCTGTTTTTTGGTCGCCCCACAACTGCACTCGAATACGTGGGCGCGGCTGTTGTGTTGGGTGCTATTTATCTGGGATCTACAAAAAGTAAAAAAGGTGATTCCTGAGAAATAAATTCATGGGCTGATTTTCTCTCAATACCCTTTCATTGTAAATACCAATCCCGCTGTATCGCCACAACATGGCATAGTAACAAATAAAAAAGGCCTGCTAAGTTTTGAATTTTAGCAGGCCTGGAAACAAAATACTATTCAGTTTATGATGCCGGTGCTAGTACATTTGACACTTCTGCCGCCGCATCCTTAAGCAATACTGCCGAGATTACATTTAGATCAGAATTATCGATAATCTCTTTGGCTTCTTCGGCGTTGGTACCTTGCAAGCGAACAATAATAGGTACATCATCCACTTTTTGTGCAATTTCAGGATCTTTAACTGCCTCAATTACACCGTTGGCTACGCGATCGCAGCGAACGATACCGCCAAAAATGTTAATTAGGATAGCCTGTACATTTTCATCTTCCAGAATAATGCGAAATCCATTTTTCACTGTTTCGGCATTGGCACTCCCGCCTACATCCAGGAAGTTAGCCGGCTCACCGCCCGAAAGCTTAATGATATCCATCGTAGCCATCGCAAGTCCGGCACCATTGACCATACAGCCTACGTTGCCGTCCAAATTCACGTAATTCAAGCCAAACTCGGAAGCTTCCAGCTCAACAGGGTTTTCTTCTGATTTATCCCGCAGCTTCTCAATATCGCTGTGTCGGTAAAGCGCATTGTCATCAAAAGTCATCTTGGCATCCAACGCCATCACATCACCACCGGGCGTAAGTACCAGCGGATTAATTTCGACAAGATTAGCATCCGTCTCCAGATAACAATTGTAAAGCGCCATAATAAACTTGACCGCTTTCTTAAAAGCATCGCCTTCAAGTCCCAACGCAAAGGCCAAATGCCGCGCTTGGTTATGTTGCAGATCCATACCCGGCTCTACCCATTCTTTGACAATCTTTTCAGGTGTCTCTTCGGCTACCGTTTCAATATCCATTCCTCCTTCGGTAGAGACCATAATCACGTTTTTGCTCTTCGCGCGATCAAGCAAAATGCCCAGGTAAAACTCTTGCTCAATTTCCACGCCGTCAGTTACGTAAATACGTTTAACTTTTTGTCCTTCTTCACCGGTCTGTTTAGTCACTAACACATCACCGAGCATTGATTCTGCAGCGTCACGGACTTCATCTATAGTATCGCAGAGAATAACGCCGCTGGCACCGCTGTTTTTCGTTTCGCCTTTCCCGCGCCCGCCGGCATGAATCTGTGCCTTAACCACAAAGAGGGTGGCGCCATTGGCCTTCATTTCTTCAGCAGCTTTAACGGCTTCATCGACTTCCGTAGTCGCAACACCAGCTGGAACCGGTACATTATAATCTTTTAAAATTTCTTTGGCCTGATACTCGTGAATTTTCATAACAACAATGCTGTAATTAGTAATTAGATCTAAACTCGAAATATGGGATACTATAAATCTATCCCTTCATAAACTATATGCAATAAATTTGAGCGGTTAATATAATAAATGAATGGCAAGAAATTCAGGCAATTACCAAATTATTTAATAGTCGAACCAATACTAAATATCACCGGCCACATTTATTGATAACACTTCAGCAATAATAATTTCATAGCCACTATACCAGCGTTCGTACTGCTGTTTAGCTTTTTGGTGTTTGGGATGCCGGGAAAATTCCTGCAGCTCTTCTCTGCTTTCCCAATAATATATAACCGACTGTGTATTGGTCTCAGGATCTTGCCACCATCGTTTCCCCAGGAATCCGGGACTGTCGTGAGCCGCTTCGTCTATTGCATCATTCAGGCACTCAAAATCATCATCCAGCTCCTTGGTACGAAAATTAAAGGTTGCCGAATATACTGGTGTATTTTCACTTTGAATCCGCTTTTTTAACTCTCGTATATTTGCTTCCATTTGTGACCTATGATTCTATTTTTTCCAAGGCATTTGATATCATCTCGGAAAGAACTTCCATATAGCGTTCTCCGAGGACTTCTTTCTTATTTTCTTTGAGCTGCTCCCACTGCCCACCAATTTCCTTAGCTCGCTCACTTCCTTTAGTTGTACATACAATTAGTGATTTTCTTCCCTCTGAGGATCGTTGAACCAGCTCCCGTTGCTCCAGCTTTTGCACTAAGCGACTAATAGTAGAAGGCTTTAGATATAGCTTTTGAGCAAGCATGCTCGGCTGTATATCAGGATGTTGATCTACCAGCATTAATATCAGGGCATGGGATACAGACAAACCAAACCGAGCAAACTGATCTTCAGCTTCAGAGCTCAGCTTACGAGCCAGCGCACCGGCCAAGAAAAAGATATTCTCATCTAGTATCGAATCTGATTGGTCTGTCATATCAACTATTTTGTTTGCACATACAAATAAAGTATAGCCTTTAAAAAACACTTATACAAACCAGTCAGAACTTGGCTTCCTGTCGCTTAGTTTACCACTCCGAGTCCCAAGAAATCATAAGAGGGGTCTAAAGCGTACATCTTGCTAACCCTATATCTCCACATCCCAAATGCGCTTGCAATAGTTTTTAATAGCCCGATCTGACGAAAAGTATCCCATATTGGCTATATTGATTATAGCCTTGCGGTTCCAATCGAACGAACTGCGATAATTATACTCAACCTCTCGCTGCTTCTGTATATACTGCCGATAATCAGCTAGTATCATAAAGTAATCACCCTGGTTTAGCAGTGCGTTAGTAATAGGATGAAAAAGATCGGGCTGATCAGGACTAAAATAACCGCCGTGAATTTGGTCAATAACCTTTTTGAGTTCCTCATCCGATTTATAAAACCGCTGCGGATCATATCCGCTGTCGCGCAGCTGTTGGATTTCATTAACTGTATGGCCAAAGATAAAGATATTATCCTTACCAACCTGTTCACGGATCTCAATATTAGCTCCGTCCAGCGTCCCAATAGTTAGTGCACCATTAAGGGCAAATTTCATATTTCCAGTTCCCGACGCTTCCATTCCCGCTGTGGATATCTGCTCAGAAAGATCAGCCGCCGGAATCATTTTTTCGGCCAGCGAGACGCTGTAATTTTGCAAAAAAAGCACTCTCAGCGTTGACCCAACTTCCGGGTCGTTATTAATAGTGTTAGCAACATTGTTGATCAGCTTAATATACAGCTGCGCCATTTTATAACCCGGAGCAGCTTTTCCGGCAAACAGCAGTACACGCGGCTCAATATCGGCTTCGGGATTTTCTTTAAGCCGATTGTAAAGCGTAATAGCATGCATCAAAGCCAGTAACTGGCGCTTGTACTCGTGAATCCGTTTAATATGGATATCAAAAATAGCATCCGGATCCACCGTAATATCCATAGTCTTCTTGATGTACCCGGCTAACGCTTTCTTATTCTGCAACTTAATTTCACTGAACAATTCTTGGAAAGATTCATCTTCTGCAAATTGCTCTACTTGATTTAGCTGATCTAAATCGGTAATCCACTCCTCTCCAATACGATCCGTAATTAAATCAGCCAGCGGACGATTACACTGACGAAGCCAGCGGCGGGGCGTAACGCCATTGGTAACGTTCGTAAATTTATTATCATAAATGTCGCTAAAATCACGAAAAATCGTCTCTTTCATGAGTCGGCTATGCAACTCAGAAACACCATTTACTTTCTGAGATCCGATAATGCCAAGATTCCCCATACGAATCATGGCGTCCTTCTCATCACTAATAATCCGCATGCGATCCTGCTTGCTTCCTTCACCGCCGGATATTTCAAGAGTATTCAAAAAACGACGATCGATTTCCCGGATAATCTGCGTATGCCGCGGCAATAGCTCCGACATCAGCGAAAGCGGCCACTTTTCAAGTGCTTCGGGCATAAGTGTATGGTTGGTGTAGTTGACCGTCTGGGTAACAATATCCCAGGCCGGTTCCCACTTCATACCTTCCTGATCCATCAGCACCCGCATCAGCTCGGGAATCGCCAAATTTGGATGGGTATCGTTGCACTGCACCGCCATTTGTTGTGGAATTTTACGTAAGTCGTCAAACTGTTTTTTAAACCGGTTCATGGCATCCTGCAGCGAGGCCGAAACTAAAAAATATTCCTGTTTTAACCGCAGCTCTTGCCCCTTAAACACTTTGTCATTGGGATATAGGACGCGCGAAATATTTTCTTCAAGTAGATTGTTCCGCACGGCATTAATATAGTCTCCTTGGTTAAAGCTTTTCAGGTCAAATCCTTTGTCGGAGGTTGCTTTCCAAAGTCGTAAGTTATTAACTACATCATTTCGAAAACCGGGGATGGGAGTATCATAGGCAAGGGCCGTAACAGTATCGGTATTTATCCAGCTAAAATGGGTGCGTCCATTTTCATCTTTGTGTGTGGTAGTTTCGCCGTAAAATTCTACCGGATACTTTTTCTTGGGACGCACGACGCTCCATGGATAACCATACTGCAGCCAAAGGTCCGGCTTTTCAACCTGCCAGCCATCTTTGATAGCCTGATCAAAAATACCATAATCGTAGCGGATGCCGTAGCCAAGTCCCGGTACCCCCAACGTAGCCATGGAGTCCAAAAAACAGGCGGCAAGACGTCCCAGCCCCCCGTTACCGAGACCGGCATCAACCTCGGCCTCACGCACTTTATCATAGTCTAATCCCAGATCTTCGATAGCATCAGCGGCCGCGTCCTGCAGCCCCAGATTAATGAGCATATTATCCATCAGACGGCCAATAAGATATTCCATCGATAGGTAATACACCCGCTTTGATTTATGCTGATAGTAATTTTGCTGGGTGTTTATCCACCGATCGTGCAACCGATCCATGACGGCCAGAACTACACTGCGATAGTGGTCCCACTCGGTTGAGGAAAATTTATCTTTGGCCAGCGTATAGTGCAGGTGCTGACGGATATCCTCCCGAAAGGAATCTATATCCATGCCGGTGCGGGGAGATATATTAGGATCTGTACTCATAGTTTTAGAACCGCAACGTGCGCAATAAAAGAATTAATGTCAAAATGGGGTTTATGTATCCTTTTACTCACCTTCGCATATCACCCAGTACCCTCTGCGACTATACTTTCTAAATAAAAAAGGCAGCCACCGTAAAGTGACCGCCCTTTATAATGTTACCTTACTATTTTACGGGTTGGGACACGTACCCCACTGTGGTTGAATACCACTATTACCGTCGAAACCGGCACCGTCATCAAATGCTGATGGTTTTGAACCGATCTGACTCACACACCAGCCACTGATGTCTTGGTCAAAATTGGTGGCATTTTCAAACATGCGCTTCATATCGGTCACATTGGATACGTCCCAACTGCTGAGGTCCTGGTTGAAGCTACTAGCTCCGCTAAACATCCTATACATACTGGTGACCGCCGACACCTCCCAATTGCTGATATCCCCGTTGAAGGCGGAAGCACCGGAAAATATACCTCCCATAGTTGTCACAGATGATACATCCCAGGTGCCTATATCTTGATTAAAAGAGCGCGCAAAGAAAAACATACCGGTCATATTTGTCACAGAGGAAACATCCCAACTGCTAATATCTTGGTTAAAAGAACTTGCACTGGTAAACATATTGGCCATATCAGTTACATTTCCAACATTCCAGTTGCTGAGGTCTCCATTAAAGTTGCTAGCATTCCTGAACATAAATTTCATGTCCGTCACAAGCGAAACGTCCCAACCACCGATATCTTGGTTAAAGCTACTGGCTCCTTTAAACATACTCCCCATATTAGTAACCCCCGACACGTCCCAACTGCCAATGTTGCCGTTAAAATTGCTGGCTCCATCAAATAAATTACTCATATCGGTGATTCCACTGGTGCAAGTAGTAGGCGCATTGGAAGGAGTGATCTGTCCCACACGTCGTTTAGTATAGGTGGTGCCACCGATCGTGCCGGTATCACCCACGCTGGCGTTCTCACACTTAATAGTCACTCCGTTGGAGGCTAGGTAAAATGCCGCTTGTCCAAATACGGCGGTCACTTGTTTGGGGGCGTCAATGGTGATCTGATCCGGGTTTGTGCTACCACTAAGATCATCCTGCCATTCGACAAACTCCCAGCCAGTGGCGGGATTTCCTGTCAATTCTACGACCGTGCCCGCCTCATAATTTTTAGCCTGTACTACGGTTTCATCAACGGCTCCACTACCCTGTGTCGTTATATCAAGCTTGTAGGTTTTTTTCTCAAATACAGCTGTCACCTGCTTTGCCTGGTCTATGGTAATCTGTGCCGGATTCTTGCTGCCGGTCATGTCCCCTTGCCACTTTACGAACTTCCAATCCGTATCGGGATTGGCGGTCAGCTCTACCACCGTGCCGGCCTCGTAATCGGTGGGCTTGGGGGAGACTACCTGCTCGTCCACGGTGCCCTGTCCGGTGGTATCCACGGTAAGGGCATACTGCTTTTTGGCAAAGATTGCCGTAATGGTTTTATCTGCGTCCATGGTCACCGACCCCGAAGCACTGCTTCCGCTGTAGTCCCCTTCCCAGTGGTCAAACCGCCACTGTGGGTTGGCGGTGGCGCTGATGGTGACGGTGGTGCCCTCATCGTAGGCGCTGTCGGCCGGGGCTACGCTGCCGCCCTGGCCGGGAGAGGCACTGAGCGTTAAAGTATGTTGTGGGGTCGAACCCGAAGAGCCGCAGCCGCCAAGCACCAAAAGCATGCCCAGGAATACAGCTATAAATTGTAACGATTTCATAATAGTAACGGTTTATTCATGATGATTGGTTAAAATATATTTGGAGCGGCTGAAACACTTGGCCCTCCACTAGTTTTATGCGTAAAAAATTGAGAAATAGGCCATTTTTTAGAAAAGAGAATATCCTCTCTTTAAAAAGTCCTGTGCGGGTCCAAAATTAATACCTAAGCCAAATGTGCAACTTGCTCTGCGGTTCGGTTTTTTAAATCGCAATGATTGCCTAAGCTCTAAAGGAGTTACACTACTGAAAATATGTCTCTGCGGGAGTGTATCTCCCATGTAACTACAATTCTAATCAACCCTTTCGATAAATGCCATAATCCGGTTCAAAACCGGGTTTGGTGAGACTACAGGGAAAATCCAGATCCAGTAAACGCTTATA from Fodinibius salinus carries:
- a CDS encoding glycogen/starch/alpha-glucan phosphorylase codes for the protein MSTDPNISPRTGMDIDSFREDIRQHLHYTLAKDKFSSTEWDHYRSVVLAVMDRLHDRWINTQQNYYQHKSKRVYYLSMEYLIGRLMDNMLINLGLQDAAADAIEDLGLDYDKVREAEVDAGLGNGGLGRLAACFLDSMATLGVPGLGYGIRYDYGIFDQAIKDGWQVEKPDLWLQYGYPWSVVRPKKKYPVEFYGETTTHKDENGRTHFSWINTDTVTALAYDTPIPGFRNDVVNNLRLWKATSDKGFDLKSFNQGDYINAVRNNLLEENISRVLYPNDKVFKGQELRLKQEYFLVSASLQDAMNRFKKQFDDLRKIPQQMAVQCNDTHPNLAIPELMRVLMDQEGMKWEPAWDIVTQTVNYTNHTLMPEALEKWPLSLMSELLPRHTQIIREIDRRFLNTLEISGGEGSKQDRMRIISDEKDAMIRMGNLGIIGSQKVNGVSELHSRLMKETIFRDFSDIYDNKFTNVTNGVTPRRWLRQCNRPLADLITDRIGEEWITDLDQLNQVEQFAEDESFQELFSEIKLQNKKALAGYIKKTMDITVDPDAIFDIHIKRIHEYKRQLLALMHAITLYNRLKENPEADIEPRVLLFAGKAAPGYKMAQLYIKLINNVANTINNDPEVGSTLRVLFLQNYSVSLAEKMIPAADLSEQISTAGMEASGTGNMKFALNGALTIGTLDGANIEIREQVGKDNIFIFGHTVNEIQQLRDSGYDPQRFYKSDEELKKVIDQIHGGYFSPDQPDLFHPITNALLNQGDYFMILADYRQYIQKQREVEYNYRSSFDWNRKAIINIANMGYFSSDRAIKNYCKRIWDVEI
- a CDS encoding BspA family leucine-rich repeat surface protein — its product is MKSLQFIAVFLGMLLVLGGCGSSGSTPQHTLTLSASPGQGGSVAPADSAYDEGTTVTISATANPQWRFDHWEGDYSGSSASGSVTMDADKTITAIFAKKQYALTVDTTGQGTVDEQVVSPKPTDYEAGTVVELTANPDTDWKFVKWQGDMTGSKNPAQITIDQAKQVTAVFEKKTYKLDITTQGSGAVDETVVQAKNYEAGTVVELTGNPATGWEFVEWQDDLSGSTNPDQITIDAPKQVTAVFGQAAFYLASNGVTIKCENASVGDTGTIGGTTYTKRRVGQITPSNAPTTCTSGITDMSNLFDGASNFNGNIGSWDVSGVTNMGSMFKGASSFNQDIGGWDVSLVTDMKFMFRNASNFNGDLSNWNVGNVTDMANMFTSASSFNQDISSWDVSSVTNMTGMFFFARSFNQDIGTWDVSSVTTMGGIFSGASAFNGDISNWEVSAVTSMYRMFSGASSFNQDLSSWDVSNVTDMKRMFENATNFDQDISGWCVSQIGSKPSAFDDGAGFDGNSGIQPQWGTCPNP